The DNA window TCCCAGCCGGTCACATGTTTATCTTCAACGAGTTCAATCAACTTTCTTTTTGAAAGTACAGCGTAGGTTAAATTAAGCCTTGCGAATTCATACTGACGTGGCTGAGGTTTTGAAAGCAATCCATTCTCAATGAGGCGATCTAAAATCCAATCATAGAATGGGCGTTGATCTTCAAATTCTAATGTACAAATAGAATGCGTAATTTTTTCTAAGGCATCTTCAATAGGATGCGCAAAGGTATACATCGGATAAATACACCATGTATCACCCGTGTTGTGATGGTGTGCACGTTTAATGCGATAGATGGCAGGATCGCGCAGATTAATATTGGGGGAAGCCATATCAATTTTGGCACGTAAGATCATCGATCCATCAGGATATTTGCCATCACGCATTTCACGGAACCATGTGAGATGTTCTTCTATGGATTTATCTCGCCACGGAGAATTTTTACCTGGCTCAGTGAGGGTGCCGCGATTGATACGAATTTCATCAGGTGTTTGTTTGTCGACATAAGCGTGACCCGATTGAATAAGCGATTCAGCCGCTTGATACATAAAGTCGAAATAGTTACTCGCAAAATAAAGATGAGAAGTTTTATTTTGTTCCCATGAGAAACCTAACCATGACACATTGCTTTTAATACTATCGACATATTCTTGATTTTCTTTTTCAGGATTGGTGTCATCAAAACGTAAATGACAAATGCCGTCATAATCTTTAGCTAATCCAAAGTTTAAGAAAATACTCTTTGCGTGCCCTATATGAAGATAGCCATTAGGCTCAGGGGGAAATCGCGTTCTGATTTTAGCTTCATCCATCGGTGCTTTTTCATGATGTGAGGCGTCACCAGGCGAACCTGCCCATGTTTTACCCTCAAAACTTTTATTCGCTAAATCGCGCTCAATGACGCCACGGATAAAGTTGGAAGGTGCCTGAGTTATTGTTTTATGGTCTGACATAATAGAACGATATTCTACACTGAAATGATGGCTTCTCTAGCCCCAATCCCTTGATCTTAAAGCTAAAAAAGATCCGCTATGATAAGATCAACTTTTGATTTTTAATCTAATACTCAATGCAACATAACCTCGTCTTTAAAGTGTTAGACGTTCTGTCTGATGGCAAATTTCACTCCGGTGAATCGATTGCGCAAACATTCGACATCTCTCGTGTGTCTGTCTGGAATGCCATTAAAAAAGCAGAGGAGTTCGGTGTAGAAATTTATTCTGTCCGTGGACGAGGTTACAAACTCATTCAGCCTATTATGCTTTTGAAAAAGTCCACCATTGAGCAGGTGATGGGGGAAATTCATCATTGGTTTCATCTAGAGATTTTCGATGTGATGGAGTCCACGAATAGTTATTTGATGGAAAAAGCTTCTTTAGGACATCCCCATGCATCGGTTGCGGCGACCCATATTCAAACCAAGGGTAGAGGTAGACGAGGCAGATCATGGCAATCAGCTTTAGGTGAAAGCTTAACGTTTTCACTCCTCTGGCGATTTAACGGAGGAGCGGCGACTCTTTCAGGCTTAAGTTTGGCTGTAGGGGTCGCGATCATTCGAAGCCTTCATCGCTTTGGTGTATTGAGCGCACAATTAAAATGGCCGAACGATGTATTGATTCAAGATGGATCGCAGTATAAAAAACTAGCGGGTATTTTGATTGAGCTTCAAGGTGATATGGAAGGGCAGAGTACTGCTGTGATTGGTATTGGTATTAATTTAAAGCTATCTAAAAAAAGTTTAAGTCAAATAGATCAGCCGGCGATTGATTTAAAAAGTATAAGTGTGGAGGATATTGATCCTAATGTATTATTGGGCCAGATCTTAAAGGATTTGGCGGACGTATTAGGCCAATTTAATACATCTAAGTTTGCATCTTTAAAAGAAGAGTGGATGAGCTATCACGTTTACCAGCACCAGATTGTGACCTTGTCTCTCGGAGATGGCAGATCTGTGACAGGTTTAGCACAAGGTGTCACTGATGATGGTGCGCTTATGATTGAAAACCCATCCAGTGGTATTGAAACATTCTCATCGGGTGAAATTACATTAAGAAAAGCATAAACATGTTTCTACTGATTGATATAGGTAATACAAAAACAAAATGGATGCTTCGTGACCAAGGAAAAGTCTATCAAGAGGATTCATTTTTAACAGAAGATATCGATCAAGATCACTTCTTGTTGAGTGACAAGATCCAAAAAATATTCATTTCAAATGTCGCTGGCTTTGAAAAAGAAGCGATATTAAAAATTAAACTTAAAAAATTTTCATGCCCTGTTGAGTTTGTGGAGACACCAAAAAAATGGAAACATCTTTTGAATATCTATGAAGATAGCTCATCCCTTGGTGTTGATCGTTGGCTATCTGCATTGAGTGTATCTAATAGCATAGAAAAAGCTACCGTGATTGTCTCGGTGGGGACTGCGGTGACGATTGATTATCTGAGTTTTGATAAAAAAGAGCATCAATATACATTTGAAGGTGGTGTGATCCTCCCAGGACTTCATCTTACAAAAAAGGTTTTATCTCAAAATACAGCGCGTTTAAAAAATGATGAGGGTGTATTTCAAGTACCAGCCACCAATACAGCCAATGCGATTCAATCTGGATTTATTTTAAGCGTTTTAGGTAATGTTAAATCTCTCTTTGATTTAGCATGGTCGAAGTCTAAAGATGTAAAGATTATTTTAAGTGGCGGGGATGCTGAGTATATTTATCAGCATTTAAGTGAAGATTTAAAGAGTCACACCATCATTAGAAAAGATTTAGTGCTCGATGGACTTTTTGTTCTAGCGAAGCATTAAAAAACGTTTTAGCGTTTTTTAATATAAAGATCAGTGATGGTACCTTCTTTAACTTCTGCTGCGAAGCACACAGTTTCAGAGAGTGTTGGATGTGGATGAATCGTTAAACCAAGGTCGTGTGCGTCAGCACCCATTTCAATGGCTAGTACTGTTTCAGAAATAAGTTCGCCTGCATTCACACCGGTAATACCTGCACCAATCAATCGATGTGTTTCTTTATCAAAAATAAGTTTAGTGGTCCCTTCGCTTCGATTATTAGATAGCGCGCGACCACTCGCGGCCCATGGGAAACTTGCCTTTTCAATGTCAATATTTTTTTGTTTCGCTTCTAATTCAGTGATACCTGCCCATGCGACTTCAGGATCGGTATACGCGACAGATGGAATGGTAAGCGCTTGGAATTCAACTTTATGTCCCGCAATGACTTCCGCTGCCACCTTACCTTCGTGCGTTGCTTTGTGAGCTAACATCGGTTGACCTACAATATCGCCAATCGCAAAGATGTGCGACACATTCGTTCGCATTTGTTTATTGACCGGAATAAATCCTTGGTCCGTGACAGTGACCCCTGCGAGTTCTGCTTTAATGGCTTTACCATTTGGACGTCTCCCAATTGCAATGAGGACGCGGTCATACATTTGAGATTCTGATTTACCTTCGCTTTCAAAGCCGACATGAATGCCGTCAGCTTTTGCTTCAATCGATGTGACTTTGGTATTGAGCATAATTTTTTCGAAGCGCTGCTCCATACGTTTTTGTAATGGACGCACTAAATCACGATCACATCCTTGGATGAGACCATCTGATAATTCAACGACACTGACTTTACTTCCAAGAGCGTCGTAAACGGTACCCATTTCTAAACCAATGATGCCACCACCCACAATGAGGAAACGTTTTGGAATGTCTTTTAGTTCCAATGCACCCGTCGAATCCATAATACGAGGATCATCCTTCACACCTGGGAATTTTGTGGATTGAGAACCGGCTGCAATAATGCAGTGTTCAAAACCTATCGTTTCAGTTTGGCCATCCGCTTTTGTCACTTTGATTTGATGCGATGCTGTAAATTCACCGACACCTTGAATCACGGTCACTTGTCTTTGTTTTGCCATCGCACTTAAACCTTGCGTCAATTTACCGACGACATCATTGGCTTTCCAGTGACGAATTTTTTCTAGGTCAATATAGGGTTCGCCAAAAGAGACACCATGGGCTGCTGTTTCTTCAGCCTCTGTGATCACTTTAGCGGTGTGTAGAAGTGCCTTGGATGGAATGCAACCGACATTAAGACATACACCACCCAAGGTGTCGTATCTCTCAATGAGAATCACTTTCTTACCTAAGTCAGCAGCACGGAATGCAGCGGTATAGCCACCAGGGCCTGAGCCTAAAACAACGAGCTCAGTTTCGTGTGTCGATACAGCATCCGATTTTTTTGTGACTGCTTGTGAAGTTATTTTAGGAGGGGATTCTTTTTTGATGTCTGCCTTTACTTCAGACTTCATCTCATTTTTAGTTTCAGCTTTTTGCGGTTTTGCATTGGATTCATTTAATTCGATGACAAGGATATTCGAACCCTGTTTTACTTTGTCGCCGACTTTTAAATCAATGCTTGTCACTTTACCTTCATGTGTGGATGGAATATCCATCGATGCTTTATCAGATTCAACCGTAATGAGTGAATCTTCTTTTTTAATGATGTCGCCAACCTTAACAATTACATCGATGACTTCAACGCTATCGAAGTTACCGATATCAGGTACCGTGATTTGAAAAGTATTAGCCATAAGAACTAGAGAAGGAGTCGTCTCACGTCAGATAACATCATGCGTAAGTGACTTGTAAAGCGGGCACCATCGGCACCATCAATCACACGGTGATCATATGAGAGTGAGAGTGGCAAGATAAGTCTTGCTTCAAATGTTTTTGTTTTAGGATCATAGATAGGTTCCATGGATGATCTCGATATACCAAGAATGGCCACTTCAGGACAATTAATAATCGGTGTAAATTTAGTACCACCAATGCCACCCAGACTTGAAATCGTAAAGCACCCACCTTGCATCTCTTCTAATTTAAGTTTGCGTTCACGTGCTTTCGCAGAAAGTTCACCTAAATCTTTTGCAATATCGAGCACATCTTTTTGGTGAACATCACGGACGACAGGGACCACTAAACCATCCGGTGTATCACATGCAAAACCGATGTTGTAATAACTTTTTAAAATGAGTTCATCTCCATTGGCGGATAGTGAAGCATTAAAGTTAGGATAAGTTTTAAGTGCATTCACAGATGCCTTCATGAGGAAAGCGAGCAGGGTAAGTTTCACGCCTTTTTTCTCAGCATCTAATTGCATCGATTTTCTGAATGCTTCGAGATCAGTAATATCTGCTTCATCAAATTGGGTCACGTGCGGTGCCGTCACCCAATTGCGATGAAGATTGGCACCTGATAGTTTTTTAATTTTTGAGAGTGGTTTAGTTTCGATCTCACCGTACTGACTAAAGTCAATCACAGGCATAGGCATCACGGTCGGTGCGTTACCCATATTGTCTGTGCGAGGTCTTGCCAACTCACCTTTCACATAACTTTGTACATCAGATTCAAGAATGCGATTTTTAGGACCCGACCCTTGAACGAATGCCAAATTAACACCAAGCTCACGCGCAAATTTTCT is part of the Candidatus Methylopumilus rimovensis genome and encodes:
- the aceF gene encoding dihydrolipoyllysine-residue acetyltransferase, whose product is MAIEKILVPDIGNFDSVDVIEVIAKVGDSIKKDDPLITLESDKASMDIPAPNSGVVKEILLKVGDKIKQGSPILMLDIVESDKKSEAKEEIKETKKEEAPKALIPEPTRPAPEPPQKIKPQQTPAPIGDSVVVAPNKKSHASPSVRKFARELGVNLAFVQGSGPKNRILESDVQSYVKGELARPRTDNMGNAPTVMPMPVIDFSQYGEIETKPLSKIKKLSGANLHRNWVTAPHVTQFDEADITDLEAFRKSMQLDAEKKGVKLTLLAFLMKASVNALKTYPNFNASLSANGDELILKSYYNIGFACDTPDGLVVPVVRDVHQKDVLDIAKDLGELSAKARERKLKLEEMQGGCFTISSLGGIGGTKFTPIINCPEVAILGISRSSMEPIYDPKTKTFEARLILPLSLSYDHRVIDGADGARFTSHLRMMLSDVRRLLL
- a CDS encoding type III pantothenate kinase; the protein is MFLLIDIGNTKTKWMLRDQGKVYQEDSFLTEDIDQDHFLLSDKIQKIFISNVAGFEKEAILKIKLKKFSCPVEFVETPKKWKHLLNIYEDSSSLGVDRWLSALSVSNSIEKATVIVSVGTAVTIDYLSFDKKEHQYTFEGGVILPGLHLTKKVLSQNTARLKNDEGVFQVPATNTANAIQSGFILSVLGNVKSLFDLAWSKSKDVKIILSGGDAEYIYQHLSEDLKSHTIIRKDLVLDGLFVLAKH
- a CDS encoding glutamine--tRNA ligase/YqeY domain fusion protein — its product is MSDHKTITQAPSNFIRGVIERDLANKSFEGKTWAGSPGDASHHEKAPMDEAKIRTRFPPEPNGYLHIGHAKSIFLNFGLAKDYDGICHLRFDDTNPEKENQEYVDSIKSNVSWLGFSWEQNKTSHLYFASNYFDFMYQAAESLIQSGHAYVDKQTPDEIRINRGTLTEPGKNSPWRDKSIEEHLTWFREMRDGKYPDGSMILRAKIDMASPNINLRDPAIYRIKRAHHHNTGDTWCIYPMYTFAHPIEDALEKITHSICTLEFEDQRPFYDWILDRLIENGLLSKPQPRQYEFARLNLTYAVLSKRKLIELVEDKHVTGWDDPRLPTLEGARRRGYTPEGFKLFTDRIGVSKADSWIDYATLEESMREVLNVSCERRIAVLDPIELEITNYPENFEEDCFAPNHPLKPELEKRIVKLSKSLWIEREDFMEEPSKQFFRLYPGNMVRLRYGYVVKCTSFEKDANGKVTKVLCEYLPDTKSGTPGSDSVKVKGNIHWVSKKHCYHGTIRLYDKLFSAEHPGSHYTNYLEQLNPNSCVTIEAELEKSLESIQPGEQFQFERHGYFVADVKDSKPNQPIFNRTATLKDTSQKI
- a CDS encoding biotin--[acetyl-CoA-carboxylase] ligase, with amino-acid sequence MQHNLVFKVLDVLSDGKFHSGESIAQTFDISRVSVWNAIKKAEEFGVEIYSVRGRGYKLIQPIMLLKKSTIEQVMGEIHHWFHLEIFDVMESTNSYLMEKASLGHPHASVAATHIQTKGRGRRGRSWQSALGESLTFSLLWRFNGGAATLSGLSLAVGVAIIRSLHRFGVLSAQLKWPNDVLIQDGSQYKKLAGILIELQGDMEGQSTAVIGIGINLKLSKKSLSQIDQPAIDLKSISVEDIDPNVLLGQILKDLADVLGQFNTSKFASLKEEWMSYHVYQHQIVTLSLGDGRSVTGLAQGVTDDGALMIENPSSGIETFSSGEITLRKA
- the lpdA gene encoding dihydrolipoyl dehydrogenase translates to MANTFQITVPDIGNFDSVEVIDVIVKVGDIIKKEDSLITVESDKASMDIPSTHEGKVTSIDLKVGDKVKQGSNILVIELNESNAKPQKAETKNEMKSEVKADIKKESPPKITSQAVTKKSDAVSTHETELVVLGSGPGGYTAAFRAADLGKKVILIERYDTLGGVCLNVGCIPSKALLHTAKVITEAEETAAHGVSFGEPYIDLEKIRHWKANDVVGKLTQGLSAMAKQRQVTVIQGVGEFTASHQIKVTKADGQTETIGFEHCIIAAGSQSTKFPGVKDDPRIMDSTGALELKDIPKRFLIVGGGIIGLEMGTVYDALGSKVSVVELSDGLIQGCDRDLVRPLQKRMEQRFEKIMLNTKVTSIEAKADGIHVGFESEGKSESQMYDRVLIAIGRRPNGKAIKAELAGVTVTDQGFIPVNKQMRTNVSHIFAIGDIVGQPMLAHKATHEGKVAAEVIAGHKVEFQALTIPSVAYTDPEVAWAGITELEAKQKNIDIEKASFPWAASGRALSNNRSEGTTKLIFDKETHRLIGAGITGVNAGELISETVLAIEMGADAHDLGLTIHPHPTLSETVCFAAEVKEGTITDLYIKKR